The Arachis ipaensis cultivar K30076 chromosome B05, Araip1.1, whole genome shotgun sequence nucleotide sequence TGTTCTCTTGCTACTAGTTTTGAATGTATTGTATATGTGGGGGAGACTCACATCAAGATACATGAAACAACTTTTTTTTAAGTTGATAACGTGTCACGCTGTAATTAGTAAATTTTTAATAATCGGTTTTTTTTGGTAGGAATATAATCGGTTAATAAATTATTCTCCAAACCCACTTTTTTAAACCCAGTTCGACGCCATTTGGTTTAAATAAACCAGTCCTTGGcatgcttaatttttttttttaccaacccGAAAAGCACCCTGAGGCCTGAACCCCACCCAACCCAACCCAGAAGATCTGCATCGATCTCCTTCTTCCTCGAGCTAGAGGCGCTGGTCGTCTCAGTCTCATTCCTCCTTTCCGTAGCGCCACTTCTCCTTCTCTTGCTTAGTTCAGTTCGTCTTCTTCCCACGGTTCTGTCCGTGTTGGTGCTCCGGCGACGCAGCGATTTGGATGAGGGACCCAGCGATGTGATGAGAGAACTCCATTTCCCAATATGCGACTTGCCTCCTCGCCATATCCCATCCAGTCGCTGCCTCCGTTAGCCTGCTTCCTCGCCTTTGCCTGGATCTTCGCCGGCGGTGATGCTGTTTTGTTCGAGGTCCATCGCCATTTTCGGAGTCTAGTTAACACTCTCAGTTTCTCAGCGGCATCATAATTCCTCCCCTTCTGTGCCAATTCTTCTTCCTTGCTGCTGCTACCGATTTCATCTTCTCCAGGAAGTTCTGCTATGCTGCAATTTACCGATTTCATCATAATTTGCTCTGCTCTGTAATGCCCAATGCATAACCAATAGAACTATAGAAGCAGCAACCTCTGTGACATTCCATGGATTTGCCAACACCAGCAGTAAGAGACTGTGCAGCACCTTCAAACTGAGAAATAATAAGGAACCTGCAAACTGATGCATAATTtgtattggatttttttttttgtattggaTTTTTTTTGTGAGATGTAAGGATCAATTTTGGCTCTTTTCATTGTTCTTTTAACATAAACTGTCTAAGCCCAATATTGTATTTGtccaaaaaaatatgatttttaatgtAAAAGTAAAAAAATCGGTTAAAATGAACTAAATTAATCAATTCTATCTGTAAGGTTTGGTTATAAAATTTAGCTTTTTTATAATAATCGTTCAAATAAACCAAAACACAAGTGAGAACACTTATCATATTCTCatgcataattttaaaaaaaaagttattttgtgCATTTTGATATGAGTGGTTCCCATGATATATAAACCGCTTGGTTTCTCTTACTTTGTTATCATATTCTTGTCTTCAATAAATTGCGGTTATACTTTTTTTAGACTTAACTGCAGAAATGATGGTATATTATTAAGTGTATTCAAGTTATCTATTCAAATTGTTTATTTAAATTGTCTGAATTGATACAATATAAAAAGGTATTTATAGGTATTAAGAGAATCTAATAATAAAAACTTAATCTCTTATAatatattcagatatactaaataatactaattgatcctaattattgatcctaattatattctaacatcccctCAAACTCAactgacaacttgagtttgaaatttatttaaaacaaccaaataaagagaaaaaaattgcaTAAACTAATAAAACGGGTGCAGACGTAATTGCCAAAAGAAGCGCAGATGAAATTGCCGcaaggaagcgcagatggaactgccgctaGTCTGAAGGAAGCACAGACGGAACTGCACGTAACTGCCGCTATTTAAAagaagtgcagacggaactgctggaaagaaacgcagacggaactgccacgagagaacgcagatgTAACTGCcgaaagaaagcaaaaattatatgattttttCATGAAAATAGATAAGCAGcggatgacaatggtgtttgatcattcgactCGAAAAAATAAAAGACAACGAAAATAGGTTGGTCAGTGAGGTGAAAAAGCATGAAAGAGTGACAAGTGAAAAAGAAGAATGACATAGAAAAATGCAAAAACTACGGTGATTTCATCGCAAGAAAAATAACTTATCTTCTTCACAAAGGATACCATGACTCCCTGATACTATGTTAAAAATAAGAAACTAAACTAGAAAAAGGATggtatattattgagtgtatACAATATAAAAAGGTATTTATATGTACTAAGAGAATCTTAATAATAAAGAtgtaatctcctataataaatattcagatatattaaataatactaattgatcctaattatattttaacaagTTTAACATTCTGAagaaaaaagttttatttttttttattttaaagtaaggaagtccttaataaattaattatagttATAAATAACCATGGTGAAATATCTGTAGGTGATGGTATACGGTGTCCCGGAAAATGAGGTAGTGTCTACCATTCTTGGACGTGTTAATCCCTTGCTGTTTACAATGCTGATGGTGCAGCATGCAATTCAAATAGTGAGGTATTTTCCCAACCAATTGTTTGGCACGCATGAGACCATTCGGAGTGTTTTTGCGACGAATGTTGTTGTCCTTGTACTAATTGGACATCTTGTTGGTTGTTTCGGATATCTTGCTGCTGTAGAGGTAAGTGGAAACAATACTTTTAAGTTCTTTTTCCTAAATTAAAATTGTAATGTTTCTGAATTTTAGacgtaattaataaatataaaataaaataatttttaattgttttagaatgattttaattgttttttccatatttttaatatatataggaTAATGCtatacatttaaatttttttatgaatcaaATCAACTAAGTTAAACATTGAGACTTTGAATAATGCTAGTCATAGATTTTTGTTATATTCGACTAACTTAGTTAGACTTAGTTAATAAAAGGACTTAGATGTGTAgtattattttgttacaaaataattgatTGTATCTTAATATGACATGACCCGACAATTTATCATTTTGTGACGTATGTTATTAACCAGTCATATTATCATGCCATATAACACCTAACCaagttaaataataagatttAGAATAATATTAGttataactaatttttgttatgTGAAATCAATTTAGTTAATAAAAAGACTTAAATGTAtagtattatatatatatgattgtAAGCTCGTGATTCAATGTGTAGCAATAAGCCACATCATTTATTAATTGATTTTATTCTTTCCATCTTGCAGAAAGTTGAGAAATGTTTGCGAACTACCTGCAGCGCTTCTGGCTTAACTGGATGTAAGAGTCTCATTGTTTGTGAAGCTAAGAAAAACAATGATGAAGATCAGTGGTTGATAAATACAGCTGCCAGCAACTGTTTCAATTCTTCCTCTAATACTTCTGGCAATGGGATCTTTGCTGATCTAATGCCACTTGTGGAATATGATCCGGTCCAAAAATATGCATTTGCTCTGTTCTGGGGTATCACGGTATGCTCATTTAATTCTTTACTCCTTTTGTCAATTATGAATAACTTAAACTATTAATCAAACGTGACATATGAATAGTTTGATATATTTTAATGCAGCAAATTAGTTTCATTTCTGTTAAAACTCCAAGCTTCTCTAGCGTGAAAGAAGTCATTTTCCTATGGATTATCAGAGCATTGGGGCTCTCAATTTTTGCAATCATATTTGGaaacataacaagtattattcaAGGTTTCAGTCGGAGGTAGAACATTTCTTTCTGAAAAATAGAAGTGCATTATGTTTCTTATTTGACATCAAAGTTTCACTACTTTTAGCTTTATTACAATGTCCTTGATGCATTTTCTTCAATATTGTTTGCAGGAAGATAGATAACATACTTAGACGCAATGAAATTGAACGATGGTCAAGGCATCGTCACCTACCAGAAGATTTAAGCAGGTATGAGTAGAATTaagggaaaataaaaaggatGGATAAAAGTCTTAGAGGATAGAAACAATGCGTGATGGAACACACTTGTATCAATTGTTACATTTTATTCATTGGTCATTAACTTATATAATAGGATCCTATTCTGGTTTTTATTTTCTATCATGCAGGAGAatactagatgctgaaattcAGAATTGGACTGCAACAAAAGGGATGAAGGAAGAAGAACTTTTGAAGAGTATGCCAAAGGATATCCAGAGAGACCTAACAAGGCATCAGTTTCTCCCCATTATTAAAAAGGTAAGAATCTAATATCAAAGTTAAAAATATTTGTAAGCATAAATTCCATAATTAATTTGCTGAAGATCATTTACTCACATAAATggcattattatatttttcactcAAACTCAATAATAATCCTAAGaatatagaagagaattttttaaacaaacagtaagcattttttttattcatcATGGAACATGCATGTATTACAAACACATATATGTGCATTAATATAGACAACACTTACATAataaatattgatttcaatatcaGTTGCATGGAGTAGGTAACTACAACTTGTGTTCAATTTTGATTTAAAATGTTGAATTAGTAAAAGATAGGCTTTAACTAGTCAAGACATGAGTTCTGAATTTTCAAATCTTCTCATGTAGTAACAATGTGTGGAGTcttaaactaatttttttatatttattctaagttatttttatttaatttgacaACTCAACTCTTGGTTTTAACCAGCCACTTtttctttaaaatctttttaGGTTCAACTCTTTGAAATCATGCACCAGTCAATTCTTGATGCTATCTGTATGCAATCAAAGTGGAAGCTGTACTTGGCAGACAGTACAATCATGTATCCAGGTGACTTAATAGAGATGATAGTCTTTGTTGTGCATGGAACACTGGAGATCAAGGACACCAGTGGAACAAGCGTCCACATATCTGACGGGGATGCATGTTGCCAAGAACTCCTTTTCTGGTGTCTTCAGAGAGCTTCATCCAATAGTAGCACAGGTATAATAATTATTGATtataaatatgaatttaatttaatttaaatttaattataaatgtgaatcaactttcattatataataaattttgattatgCATATATGCATTGGAGCATTATATGATTGATTGGTAACTAATTCTTATGGTTCTGTTTCGCATAATAATTAATCAATGCAATATCTTTTGCAGATGGTGACAAATTATTTTTTCCTGAAGAAAGATTTCTGAGCACCAAGAGTATAACTTGTTTAACAGATGTGGAGGCATTTGTGGTTGAAGTTACTGACCTTGAAAAGATCCTAACTCGGTTTGCAAAATTCTTGCACACTCCACTTATTGAAGAGGCCATAAAAAGGTTATACATACTCTTTACTATAGTTTGATCCAAGAATTTTTATTCAATATAATTTCACTACTAAtagtcattttctttcttttctttttaaaaaaatcatggcttataaaattttaaaatttttaaaatatttaaaatatacaaaaatatttataataaaatataataaatttaaaatatctaaaatatcTNNNNNNNNNNNNNNNNNNNNNNNNNNNNNNNNNNNNNNNNNNNNNNNNNNNNNNNNNNNNNNNNNNNNNNNNNNNNNNNNNNNNNNNNNNNNNNNNNNNNNNNNNNNNNNNNNATTTATTAATTTATGTTAATAAATTAAAGAAGAGTTTAGAGGGCCAAtaacttttgtaatttgtagctATTAAATAGCCAtcgataatatttttaatggcgtgagattttatccaataaTGTAGAATTACTCATTTCTCTTTTACTAATTACGTACTggacaaaatttaataaaattgtcgACCCTAAACTTTTCCTAAATTAAATTCAATGGAACCAATGAACCATAGGAATTTCTCGGGACTCAGCAACTCTCCTCTTATGCTCCATTGCGAAGCTTCGCTGTTCATAAGATACTTCTTTAACTAtatattgatttaaaaaaaaaaaaaactcaacacACTAAATAAAACATATAAGAGATAAAACACAAACTTAAGTAACGCTTATATAATTTTTGACATAGTTATCAATAATATAGATTATTTTTGTACCATTTTTTCTAATAACAAAACGATCTATCAACACAATCTTCTATATATGTTGACTTATTCTGAAAAGAATTTCATTAATCATGTTTTTCGTGTGTCTTTTTTTAAGAACATTGTCCTTCCACTCTCAAAGTACTCTTTTTTAGACTTTTCAATACTCCATGCACGATCCATATAAATAATCTAGACATATCATACCTGCCAAACATATTTACACGTAacaaataaatattatacaatttcaatttttttcttacACATAACACAAATATTATCATTCTATTCAATGATGTTCAATCTATTCAAACAATTCTTTGTATTAACTTGATCTATTAGCACAAATTAAATAAACAGGTTAACTCGAGAGATCATTAGTTCTTTTTAGACTCTATTTATGAACTTATAACTAAAGATATTATCTGTTAAAGTCTTTATCTACAAAATCTGCATAAATGAATTAATAGTATAAGAGATGGaatattattttcttatttagaaagttatttttaaattttttttttaaaaattgatacatgaaagATGCATGGATTTCGATATATTAAATAATGTCAATAAAaaggggagactgtactcttttttttttgttagattttttttcttgttaaattttttttcataaagtTTTTAATGAGACAGTTCTCATCATAAAAGAtattgtactttttttttttactaaaaattttgtttcaattaaattaattttttagtaaaattttaatgaaacaTAATCCTAAATGAATATTTAAGGAGAATGTTGTGATATGGATGGAAGGATTTAGATcgtctaaattttaaattttactttaaagagtaaagtgtgatttctcattatttattttataagtgggaccaagagtaaatataagagaaaaattattcaataataaaaaaattatactttatcttctaaaataaaaatttaaaatttaaaaaagatccAAATTTTGAATGAAATAGATATCCATTAATAATTTGAACGGCTTAgttttcaagaaaaagaaaagttcaAGTTTTAGAATTAAATTAATGAAGTTTGATAAATATAAGTTTAATACATGTATAAATAGAAACAAAGCTAAccaatttgggttggtcgagttgtcagctcactcgtccgcttaaacaagtgGTTGATtacctaaattatttttttaatttaatattgatAGTAATTAATTATAGTAAAAGTACATAAAGAGTACGTAAANNNNNNNNNNNNNNNNNNNNNNNNNNNNNNNNNNNNNNNNNNNNNNNNNNNNNNNNNNNNNNNNNNNNNNNNNNNNNNNNNNNNNNNNNNNNNNNNNNNNNNNNNNNNNNNNNNNNNNNNNNNNNNNNNNNNNNNNNNNNNNNNNNNNNNNNNNNNNNNNNNNNNNNNNNNNNNNNNNNNNNNNNNNATATTAATAttagaatattttatttatactcttttattttatatttattttttttaatagagaTTGATAAAGTAATAGTTAAATTGAAACTGAATTAGTTAAGCTAAATATTCGCTCTCTCTAATTATATAGACAACTGTTAATTATAAAGCATGTGGTAATACTTCAATTCACTTTTATTAAATTAGTGaatccttctctcttcttcttcaattctttctttttatttcctGTTTTACTACTACTCTTGTTCTTCGATCTCTTTCAGATAAGCATTAATACCTTTCAGATATTATTGTTCCTGTAGTTTTAAGTTTTTACTAGTTGTAGTTAATGCATATGGGATATTAATGTGCTTGATATATGGGATAATCtccttaaattataataatactgGATTAAATTACATGAatttaatattattgtattattATATTTAGTGGCATTCAAAAGATTTATACTTTTCTAGGACCAAAAGTGGTTCAAACTTCAAAAGATTTACGATAATAAATCAACAAAAGTATCGTGTGAAGACCATGGCCATAATTATCATTATTAATGGTTCAATTTTGAATGAttatctaaattattttttttaatttaattttNNNNNNNNNNNNNNNNNNNNNNNNNNNNNNNNNNNNNNNNNNNNNNNNNNNNNNNNNNNNNNNNNNNNNNNNNNNNNNNNNNNNNNNNNATATGCaagattttaaaatacaaaattaaaacccacccgatttttttttgaaatacaaaaagaaaatatgaattttaatatataatataagttTTCTTTGATTTAGAACATAATATATATTGTTTAGTTCCAAAAGATTcctaaaaaaattattcttttgtatatacccaaaattaaaaattattttcttattaACTCTAGCAGAAATTTTTCTTTGATATTAattgttttcttcttttatctGCATTGTTGTTTTTTCCACCACATTTGTAAGTATCTTTAGGGCAAAAGTTTTTGCTGTGTGTTTAGTTTACCATTTATAAGTAACAATTGAAGTTATTGtatttttgtaaaattaattttgattaaaattatattgataataatgtgatttgtgtttaaaatattttttatctaaaaCTAAATATTGTTTAGatgatattaattaaaattcTATTTATTCAAATGGATTTGATTATAAAACAAGCTAATACTTTACATTCATCGTTTAGCATGCTCTCTTAGCTCTTGAAATAGGAAGAACAAGAATAGCACAGCTCTTAGATCTTAGCTCCATAATTTATTCTAACTAAAATTTTAGTGAAACTATTAAGACTGAAGTAACTAAACCATAATTATATATCTTTAACCTTGACCATTCAAGTTAGATCTCAGAGAAATAATTTTTAGCTCATGCCAAGGTCAAAAACAGAGGAAACTGGGTTATATATCCAACACCTTGTCTTCATCCATGCTTTAGAGGATTTAAGATTCATTTTTAAATTcaagttttattattttataatcttATTGTGATTAGTAATTTTCAGTTAATAGAATGACAAATATATTGAATTATTGAACTATTTTATCATGAAATTGGTAATATAGTATATGTATCAAATGCATGTGTTTTAACGGTAAATAAACTTACATAATGTTCTAGGAAAGATGGCCATAGTCACCATTCACGTGCAGCAACTTGAGACAGCAACTTGAGACTGAAGGAAGAGAAGAAACACCACCACCATTAACAATAGAAGTTGGGAACAAATATCTGGCAGCATCTCACTCGCTAGGATTATGTGATAAACTCTTTTGCAATACATGTATCAGCTATTTGAAGGCTGGGGAACGTGCTTCAACtgaggtaattttttttatttctaacattttttacTCACAACTTTTTTTGATTGTAATAGTATTCTCATACTACTTTTATTTAATGTTAACACTACATAAATATGAAATGAAATAAACTATTGTAAGAAAGGTGATAAGTAAATTTTGAACTAAACATAGATAAAaagaattattaaaaatataggttcataattatttttaaaagaatCAAAGTAACAACATTAATTAAGTATAGGTATAGTTGAATGAAAAGTAGCAAAATATTCTTTCATATTATTATTCTATTATACTCTATAATAACTAGCCTGTTTCCTACAAAAGGAAGAATTTAAGttaataaatctcatttgatATGCAACTTAGTTTATTGTGCCATGTGAATAGTCATAGATTTAGGAAACTAagaaaatatatacaaatataagACTATTATTGTctatgttattttatttatttatttatttgtcttCTCATGCTGTAATGCTTTTAATCAGAATGCGAACGGTTCTACAACATTCTCCGTCTGGCTTCCACTTGTTCTAAATCCTCACAGCAAATGGGCATCCTTCTAGACCAGGCACGCTTATTTGCTTGGCTTACTTAGAGTCATTGTGGAGGCATTATTTTTGTTCATTATATATGGGGATGTGGTAtatactacaaaaaaaaaaaaaagacctatggtcacggtaaaaaatcgTGATTATAGTTagtaaaaagggtgaccatagatttATAGTTATGGTTTTGGACTTATGATTACAGTTTTTTATTGTAGCCTATTCTCTCGTAGCCAtaagtctatggtcacggtttttttatctatggtcacggtttctatGATTACAGTTACAATTTTTAAATTCTGACATTTTATGCCACGTTTTTTCACCGTGACTACAGGTTAATCTATGATCACgcgtaaaaaccgtgaccatagcatTATTTATGGTCACGGTCACGATTTTACCATGACCATAGTCTCTATGGTCATCCCTCctgaaaactgtgaccatagtcttatctatggtcacggttttcaccatgaccatagcctctatggtcacccctctttaaaaccgtgaccatagccttatctatggtcacagttttcatCGTAGCCAtaactctatggtcacccctccttaaaccgtgaccataacTTTATCTATGGTCATCCCTccctaaaatcgtgaccatagcctctatggtcacccctctttaaaatcgtgaccatagctttATCTATGGTCAGggttttcaccgtggccatagttctatggtcacccctccttaaaccaTGACCAAagttttatctatggtcacggtagcctctatggtcacccctccttaaaaccgtgatcatagtcttatctatggtcacggttttaccgtgaccatagtttgtatggtcacccctccttaaaaccgtgaccatagccttatctatggtcacggtttttaccaTGACCATAgcttctatggtcacccctctttaaaaccgtgaccatagcctctatggtcaccccaccttaaaaccatgaccataactttatctatggtcacagttttcacCGTGATCAtagtctattttattttatgagatttaatttttttaaggcataatcacatcccaaaatgttgataattaaataataaatctaaaaatgaaaaatgataaTCAACAATTAAGATAAGTTGTGATTAAAGTAACCAACTAACATATCAATATAGTTGAGTGAATACACTTGTCTCAATCTCAATTTTATACAATGATATACACACTAACACTAAGTAGAAACTATTAACAAAATTATTCCACAGATGTGATAGCAATATAATTCAGACTCTGCCAGGATAGATTGTTTCTGGTATTGCTATTTTTCCTTCTCAACGCTAGGAAACTTTTGTTTCAACCACTTTACCATATAAAAGCTCTTCATTAACATACAAAGCAAAGTCACATTAGACATAAACACTtacatttatttttcttcaacttaggaaaaaaaaacatatcatcaaaacatatatacattacacatatactaaaaattaaaaacttttgaaAGTTTAGACAAGTATTTAACATTACATATCTAAAATTTGCTCAGATTCACTGAAATTAACATCGATCCAGAGAAAGAACAGCAACAACAACTCTAAAAAACTAACATTCAACAAATAACAGAAAGAAGAACAACTACTCTTATGCATAAATTTCATCTTGTGTATTAGAGATTTAAATTTCATCTTGTGCATATTAGTCATAGCGATGAATTAATTTTTTGTCAATCCGAACGAAGAATacgataaaaaaaatcaaaacaaaatttaTATAGCCAAAACAACATAAAAGAGAAGACACTAGTAGTTTACGtagaattataaaaatatatatatatggataacTCTTCTATAAAAGTTGTATATGGATAATTTtgattgtcatttattttatttaagtaacttCCCAAAATATTGTGTACTGTATCCGATGATTactaattaagataaaattaattaatattttaaatttaatttattaattaaaatattttaataaatttaatttttaaatttataagaaCATAAAATATATTATCATTTCCAAAAATACACAATTATACCATAATAAATCATATTTAAtaagaattttttaattataaattaaaaaaaataactattttccaAAAAGAAAATATGACTTATTTTTCTGCGTACTCTTATGTACTTttgtatattaaaaataaaatacataaaagtacACAAGTGTACATAGGAATAAgttgtattttatttttgaaaaaaaattatttttttactttataattaaaaaattctcGTTAAATATAACTTATTCCAGTGTATCCGTATATTTTTGACAGAGtagtgctagggagccaatgggCTAAACgtacaatgtatacaatggaCTAAATCTTTGatttatgaataaaatgaacatcacctataaatgtcctgaaatcactcactcatcccaaaagcgtaaCTTGACAGGATAATATAACACTAATAaccatatctctaatacttcttaaaccttcattgtacacattgtacgcttaggtcattggctccctatactttctcttttTGACATGCATGAGTCTTGATATCTATCTTGGCTCACTAAAGGTTTGTATCTatcttttttttggtgactaaggTTTGTATCTATCTATCTCTATGTTTTTGCTATCACTActtagtttcttcttcttctttaatttcttttttgacATGCATGAGTCTTGGTTTTCTTATTTTTCACTTTATTAATAGAAtctatttttgtttcttattCTTCCTTTTTGTTAGCTTCTGTATGTATTGCCTTTTGATCTATCATATGCTTCATTTTAGAAAATGAACTAaccattttctttaattttttttctcggTGTTTTAATTCTGTAGTATTAGTTACACTTAAACTCAAACATACATTAATCGTAAATTGTGCTTTCTCCTAACTAGCTCTTGTATTAATtaggtttgaaaaaaaaaaggattataTATATTCATATTATTTGGTTAAAGCTAAAAGCTTTAGAGAGAAGGAACAACAAGCTTAGGGTTTTTTAGCTAATGGGTTCTATATCTTAATTATACAAAACTTTTTCAAGATATAAGATGAAGATACTAgttacttttctttaattttattagtttacttcctttttcttatGTGATTTCTTTTAACATTTGGTTGTTTGGCATGTGCTTAATTATCCCTCCAATAATACACGTATAGTAGTTCAAAGTTCAAACTGATATGCATGAACGTTGGTGTTTGTTTCTAAGGCAATCAGCA carries:
- the LOC107641065 gene encoding probable cyclic nucleotide-gated ion channel 20, chloroplastic — its product is MKLPQGSADGTAASLKEAQTELHVMVYGVPENEVVSTILGRVNPLLFTMLMVQHAIQIVRYFPNQLFGTHETIRSVFATNVVVLVLIGHLVGCFGYLAAVEKVEKCLRTTCSASGLTGCKSLIVCEAKKNNDEDQWLINTAASNCFNSSSNTSGNGIFADLMPLVEYDPVQKYAFALFWGITQISFISVKTPSFSSVKEVIFLWIIRALGLSIFAIIFGNITSIIQGFSRRKIDNILRRNEIERWSRHRHLPEDLSRRILDAEIQNWTATKGMKEEELLKSMPKDIQRDLTRHQFLPIIKKVQLFEIMHQSILDAICMQSKWKLYLADSTIMYPGDLIEMIVFVVHGTLEIKDTSGTSVHISDGDACCQELLFWCLQRASSNSSTDGDKLFFPEERFLSTKSITCLTDVEAFVVEVTDLEKILTRFAKFLHTPLIEEAIKRHEMLERLHEESGSNQEEPQSFLSPYVDKFRLAYISFEPTTVGAGYLVDHPKKIARHYMTGFRFWVDLCVLISIPLIMFYRVSPDDFNFRTSYSVAIGWVDCADCHQNIQICYKTPERLLVNFS